Proteins from a single region of Terriglobales bacterium:
- a CDS encoding sigma-54 dependent transcriptional regulator, whose protein sequence is MAEEKILIVEDEENERAGLAELVGAWGYRTETAKDGVEGLEKVIAWQPSIVITDLKMPRMNGLELLERVAETSTPVMAILVTAQGSGEIGFEAGRIGAYSYIEKPIDPQRLRDLLTHAAKQRTTERELEVTRRRLRDTGVLGALVGGSKRMQEIFHLIEQVAPSTASVLITGESGTGKEMVARAIHELSPRKSKPFVAINCSAIPETLIESEIFGHEKGAFTGALERRAGCFELAEEGTLLLDEIGEMPAGTQAKLLRVLEDHKLRRLGSKVETPVDVRVLAATNKVPEDAVARGELRQDLYYRLDVFNIHMPPLRDHKEDLPQLTEALLAQVCEKHGRNVSAVSEPVTHLFQSYSWPGNVRELRNTLERAVIVCEGATVEPRHLPPGFGSQLTKVPVSDANSIRLGVGTTVEEAEKQLILKTLESTNNNKTRAAEILGISLKTLHNKLKEYNAHSVAAAETGT, encoded by the coding sequence ATGGCAGAAGAAAAGATCCTGATCGTCGAAGACGAAGAGAACGAACGCGCCGGGCTGGCGGAGCTGGTCGGCGCCTGGGGTTACCGCACCGAGACAGCGAAGGACGGCGTCGAGGGCCTGGAGAAGGTCATCGCGTGGCAGCCTTCGATCGTGATCACCGACCTGAAGATGCCGCGCATGAACGGCCTCGAGCTGCTGGAGCGCGTGGCCGAGACTTCCACGCCGGTGATGGCCATCCTGGTGACCGCGCAGGGCTCGGGCGAGATCGGCTTCGAAGCCGGGCGCATCGGCGCTTACAGCTACATCGAGAAGCCCATCGACCCGCAGCGGCTGCGCGACCTGCTGACGCATGCGGCCAAGCAGCGCACCACCGAGCGCGAGCTGGAAGTCACGCGCCGCCGGCTGCGCGACACCGGCGTGCTGGGCGCGCTGGTCGGCGGCTCCAAGCGCATGCAGGAGATCTTCCACCTCATCGAGCAGGTCGCGCCGTCGACCGCCTCGGTGCTGATCACGGGCGAGAGCGGCACGGGCAAAGAGATGGTGGCGCGCGCCATCCACGAGTTGAGCCCGCGCAAGTCGAAGCCGTTCGTCGCCATCAACTGCTCGGCCATCCCGGAGACGCTGATCGAGAGCGAGATCTTCGGCCACGAGAAGGGCGCCTTCACCGGCGCGCTCGAGCGCCGCGCCGGCTGCTTCGAGCTGGCGGAAGAAGGCACGCTGCTGCTCGACGAGATCGGCGAGATGCCCGCCGGCACGCAAGCGAAGCTGTTGCGCGTGCTGGAAGACCACAAGCTGCGCCGCCTGGGCAGCAAGGTCGAGACGCCGGTCGACGTCCGCGTGCTGGCCGCGACCAACAAGGTGCCCGAAGACGCCGTCGCGCGCGGCGAGCTGCGCCAGGACCTTTACTACCGTCTGGACGTCTTCAACATCCACATGCCGCCGCTGCGCGACCACAAGGAAGACCTGCCGCAGCTGACGGAAGCGCTGCTCGCGCAGGTGTGCGAGAAGCACGGCCGCAACGTCAGCGCGGTGAGCGAACCGGTGACGCACCTGTTCCAGTCGTACTCCTGGCCGGGCAACGTGCGCGAGCTGCGCAATACGCTGGAGCGCGCGGTCATCGTGTGCGAGGGCGCGACGGTGGAGCCGCGGCACCTGCCGCCGGGTTTCGGCAGCCAGCTCACCAAGGTCCCGGTGTCGGACGCCAACAGCATCCGCCTGGGCGTGGGCACGACCGTGGAGGAGGCGGAGAAGCAGCTCATCCTCAAGACGCTGGAATCCACCAACAACAACAAGACGCGCGCCGCCGAGATCCTCGGCATCAGCCTCAAGACGCTGCACAACAAGCTGAAGGAGTACAACGCGCACAGCGTCGCGGCGGCCGAGACCGGCACCTAG